In Taeniopygia guttata chromosome 14, bTaeGut7.mat, whole genome shotgun sequence, the genomic window TGCTGTCTTGTTCCCTTTTCATTCTGTCAAAGTTGCAGTGTGAGTATGAGGAAGGTGGGAAAGAGCAATGTTTGTCCCAGGCTGACAGCACCTGTAGCCACGTCTGTTCTTCTGTACCAGCTCCTGTGTTTGTCCTGGCCACAGGGCTACTATAAAACCCACACTTGATTGAGTACACAATTCCTTTTGTAATACACCTTTCCACATTTCTGCTAAATCTGCTGAGAAGACCGTGGGACTCCTGAAGTATATAAACATAGGTGTTTCCTGGTGTATCCCCATGCCTACAGTGCAGCTGAGTAGTCCTGTGTAACTTGGAAGAGTGAACAAACCTGTGACAAGTTCTTTGTGGAAGTGTTTATAGACTTGACTGAAATCCTGATGAAAGCTGTATTGTGTGAGGAAGGTAATCAGCATTATTCCAGGAACTTTTCCATGCTCTGGGAGAGTGGAAAGGCTTGTGTCATTGTGTGCACTGCACTTCTGTGCTGGGTCTCACCCAAGCTTTGTGTGGATGGAGTGACCCCAGTCCTAAACAGACACATCTGAAATTCTTTCTCTTTGCATGTTGTCTTTTGTACCTGCAAATTGCATCAGtgcaatttcccttcttttatTCATAGTACTGCTGTGGGTAATTGGAGCTCCTATATAACTTTTGTGGCACCATAGAATTAATATTCCAAATATAGGTTGCCTTTTCCAGATAGTACTGAGTGAAGATACTTGCATGTGTACAGAGGGATCGTGTGTGCAGCAACAGAATGGAGTGTGGCTCTTGGAGAGCTGTCTGATAGTCCTTaggaggaagggggaaagggagatGCTTGGTCAGCACTGACTCCATGAGATCTTGTTCCACAAAGAAAATGGTGGGCAGACTGTAGGAAGTGGGTaggtggggaggaggagaggaagtCTGCATTGAAACCACAGTAGTGTCTTGGCGGTGGTCAGCATTCCTGTTCTCTGCAACAAAATAACAATTGGTGGAGGAAAATTTGCCATACAAACTTGTTAAAACATTGCTAAGAAGCAAAAATGGCAAGGGTAGATATATTAGATATATTTGATAGTTGTAAAAGCTTGGAGTTTAGTTGGACATGTTTaattgtttgggtttctttttccttcaataTAATTACTTATTTCAAGTTACAACAGAattaaatagtatttttaaaatattttaatttaaataagtTTCACCACAAACCAGGCTCATGTTGGTTAGCAACTACGATGTGGCCTATCATAGTGTTCCGTTTTTCAGGTGAACAAGAGGGATTAGAAATAGTGTTCTTGGAGAATTACAAGACTGTCAGATTGTTTAGTATACTAATACTGCTTTAGTATTTTTAACTTATAAATGAAGAATTGGTATTGGGGCAAAGTGTAAAAAATTCCCAGTGAAAAGGAATTGGGAAGTAGGCAACAACAACAGTGAAATCAAGATTAACATTTAATATGATCAGAAACAAATACCAGCCAGTTAATTTTATGCTGGTTAAAGTCCCTTTTAATATAGTTATCGCCTTGCTGTTGAATTGAGCCTAATTATTTGTCAATTGCCATTAATAAATAATACCTTTTGTTAcgattttctctcttttatgtTTTAGATATAATGTCTGCTCCAAGTGGCAATCCTGTCCCATCTGCACCACCTTCTTATGAGGAAGCCGTAGGAATCAATGTGAACTATCCTCACCCCTATCCCGTCCCTGGCCCTGGACAGAAGCCAGATGGGAAGGGAATGAACCTTCCCCCAAACATGGGACAAACTCCACCAGCAAATAACCCCGGTAAGCCTCCAAAACTCTTCTGTACCTCATGTTAAGGTGCTGTCAAAGTGACTGTTAGAAGATGAAAAATCATGGTTCGCAGGTGTTCAATGCCTGGCAAAAATACTTTTGAAGAGAATAAGATGAATCAATTATTGTGAATCCCTCAGTGTGATGTGATATCAGTAATATAATTTGGCTTTCTGCAGTTTTTAGtgcagctttatttttaagacAGTGTATTTCTGCATTGGGAAATGCCATGgttatttctctctgtgtatTTCATTGTTCTGAGCCCTGAATATTTAAGTTATACCTGGTTTAGAGGAAGTTGATTACTACTCTTTTCCTGTTCCTCATGAAGTAAACAGCCATTTCTCTGCTCAGTTACTGTTCAGACGGTGTATGTGCAGCAGCCAGTAGTGTTTTATGACCGCCCAGTTCAGATGTGCTGCCCTTCCTGTAACCAGATGATAGTGACACGTCTCTCGTACGACTCAGGAGCTTTGACCTGGCTGTCATGTGGtggcctctgcctgctgggGTAAGTAAACTCCAATTTGCACTTTTACCTTGACTTTTTTTTGGTCTAACATGTAATAGAGCTCtcagctttgctttctttatgtGGACCTGAGTCTTGTGGTTCAATTAGCCTACATCTGCATCTGTGTCCTACTGGACCTTAAAGCAGTTCTGGAACATTGCGATTGGACTCCATAGCCATGTGTGTTCTTCCTAAAGCTTATGGCACCGGTTTTACTGATGGCTTTtgaacaaaatacattttacctTCTTGTGTGTATAAAGAGTGGTAAagcagtgtttttctttttttttgccttttcaggTGTATAGCAGGCTGCTGCTTAATTCCCTTCTGCATTGATGCCCTAAAGGATGTGGATCACACCTGTCCGAAATGCAACGCTCTTGTTGGCTCTTACAAACGTTTATAGGCAGTGTTTAAATATTGATGGAGTTGTTCAGCACCTCTACAAGTCCTCTCTGAAGCTTCATGGAGACTTCCCATTTTTTCTGCGCATTCTATCACTGGAAACCAATAAAAAGTAATGTTTATTGTTAGATGGTTTGGATACACATTTGCTTGAGAGGAGTCTCACTTAGGTCTGTGAAAAGCATACCTAATCTGTATGGGCACTCAGTCCAGCACCAGTGGAGAGCAATGgagtgttttcctttttgcttaATACAGAACAGGTTGGTAATACTCTTCAGTTAATCTTGTCTCAGGCATGTTACATATTATGCTTGCATTGAGACTGTAAAGTCTCAGCACAGAACAAGAGGAGGACATGTATGGAGAACTATTTAGGCTCATGCTTTGGCAGCAGCACTGTTTACAAGCTTGCAGGGAGTTACCTCAGAGACAGAAATCTTttgttgtcatctcttcatGAGCACtagaattaatttaaaaacttttgtAGTTTGAAGAGAACCAAACCTGAAGGCTTCTTCCTTCTTGGAGGTAGCTTTTCCAAAGGGACAGTTCAGGTGGTTGTGCAGAAATGGTGAATGAATCTAGTATCTGAGTTTTCTTGCCAGTTTCACGTCTAATCATGTCTCTAACCTGAAGTAAAGACGTTCATATAGAAGATATTTGTTCAGTGTTTTTTGTTAGGCTGGAGGCTTTCTTACTGCTGATTGAAAGTCTGTGAAGTGTTTTCTTCACGCCAGTGGAAATGCCCGGAGAGGCTTGATTAGAAAACTTCCTTGTACATTTACGTAAGTCAGCTGATGGATCATAAACAAACTTCAGCCTTATCTTAAGGCTCGAATTCCACCTGAAACACATAAATAAAACACCCCGGCTTTTAGTTGGTGATCTGCTCATTAATTATTGTTTCTTTATTAAGAAGGTAAAATGTGTGTTAAGGagtttctctgatttttctaaattaaatgaAAGATGAGTTCTGCTTTTAGAAACTTAAGCTGGTTATGCTTATTTAATACGATAATCACAAAAAATTAGGGAAATGAGGCTCTGAAGGTTAAAGTCATTTCTGTGCCGTAAGAAATGGATCAATTGCCATAAGCAATTGGATCAAACAGCATTTTGATGCATATCACAGAATCCGAACCACAAAATCATCTGGGTTAGAAAACGCATTTGAGATCATCATGTCCAGCCTGTGTCCTAGATGCCACCTTATCAACTAGACCATGGTGCTGAATATCACACCCaatcttttcttaaacacctccagggagaGTGAcaccatctccctgggcagcccattccaacaTCGGATCACCCTTTCTGGAAAAATCTTCCTGGTAATGTTCAACCTAAATGATGCCTGTCCAGAAAAGGAAGACAGGTGTTAAAACAAGGCTGTGTTGGTAACACTGTATTAATATCTGTAAAAgtaaaaagctaaaataaatacaaataaaaaatattgcatttacTGTTCTTGCCAAATGTGCCTTCTGTATATATTTGGTATAAGTTAGTTTTTCAAAAGTCTTTCAATACTTTATGTTTGAAATCCAGTTATTTTGTAGATCATGTACAATCTGCAGGCTTTGTCTTAATTAGGTTTTGTAAACTGATGCTGCTTGTGAGCCAGTCTGCAAGTGATTTAAGAGCTTCCTTGTGTATTTGGAAAAGGTTTCTGGTCTCCTCATGTTGTAAGAATGTATATCAGCAGCTACTCACTGGCAAAAGGATGATGGAGATAAAAAGCTGGTAGTTTTGTCTACTGGTGCACCACCATAGTGCTCTCCTGTGTTCTTGAAGGGCTTGGGTGATGCTGCATTGAATTTTCTGTTCTGGTTACACGAGCAAGTCCTTTGCCTTACTGGGTGTCACAGAAAATGTGCTTCTTGTCAGTTTATTGTAGAGCGAGACAAAAAGAAGCAATGAAGCTCGCAGTGTTTCCAAACTTGGGATTTGCTTGTATGGTGGGAaggatttttcattctcttAGTACCTTGTTGGTCTGGTCTGGATAATACTGCCGTATATTAATTTGATAAGTCTTCCAATTGTTATTACCTTAGCTCCCCTTTTCTCTCAAAGTGATGGTTGGAAAATCTGAGGTGGTGGCACCAGAAtgcaaaacacaagaaaaaatttgttttgatttatgtGGACAGTCCGTTGATTCTCTTTAAGTTCCTTGTGTGGGTTGAGAATAGGACACACAATGTTGGCAGCTCATCCATCtaattcagccttctgcaaggctttctgctgctccttctaTAGTTGTGTTTCCTTAAACGCAAAGTCTCCGTTTGTTCTCTTGTGTATGGAATAATCTACAGACTCTGCCAAAGTAACCTGCTTTGTTAAACCTACCTTGGACAAACAAATGCAGGATATAACTTGCTTTGTGTGAAAGCGCTTTGTGTTTGATTATGTTGAAgttactgtttgtttttaaaa contains:
- the LITAF gene encoding lipopolysaccharide-induced tumor necrosis factor-alpha factor; the encoded protein is MSAPSGNPVPSAPPSYEEAVGINVNYPHPYPVPGPGQKPDGKGMNLPPNMGQTPPANNPVTVQTVYVQQPVVFYDRPVQMCCPSCNQMIVTRLSYDSGALTWLSCGGLCLLGCIAGCCLIPFCIDALKDVDHTCPKCNALVGSYKRL